The following are encoded together in the Bradyrhizobium genosp. L genome:
- a CDS encoding SIR2 family NAD-dependent protein deacylase: MIAKDLHSGVEQLGNMIAEASSIVPFTGAGISTECGIPDFRSPGGIWTRNRPIPFDEFVASQDARDESWRRRLAMEPTFAAAKPGRGHRALASLYRAGKVSGIITQNIDNLHQASGVKAADVIELHGNTTYARCIGCSKDYDLSWVKLHFDQTGSAPDCADCGDPVKTATISFGQAMPEDAMRRATELTQQGDLFLAIGSSLVVWPAAGFPMMAKNSGAKLVIINREPTDQDDLADLVIRHDIGDTLGPFVGN; the protein is encoded by the coding sequence GTGATTGCAAAAGATCTGCACAGCGGTGTCGAGCAGCTCGGCAACATGATTGCCGAGGCATCATCGATCGTTCCGTTCACGGGGGCCGGCATCTCGACCGAGTGCGGCATTCCCGATTTCCGTTCGCCCGGTGGGATCTGGACCCGCAACCGGCCGATCCCGTTCGACGAGTTCGTCGCCAGCCAGGATGCGCGCGACGAGTCGTGGCGCCGCCGCTTGGCGATGGAACCGACTTTCGCCGCGGCTAAGCCCGGTCGCGGGCATCGCGCGCTTGCCTCGCTCTATCGCGCCGGCAAGGTCAGCGGCATCATCACCCAGAACATCGACAATTTGCATCAGGCGTCAGGCGTCAAGGCCGCCGACGTCATCGAGCTGCACGGCAACACGACCTATGCCCGCTGCATCGGTTGCAGCAAGGACTACGATCTGTCGTGGGTGAAGCTGCACTTCGACCAGACCGGTAGCGCGCCCGACTGCGCCGACTGCGGCGATCCGGTCAAGACGGCGACGATCTCGTTCGGCCAGGCGATGCCCGAGGATGCCATGCGCCGCGCCACGGAACTCACCCAGCAGGGTGATCTCTTCCTCGCGATCGGGTCATCGCTGGTGGTGTGGCCGGCCGCGGGCTTTCCGATGATGGCGAAGAATAGCGGCGCGAAGCTCGTGATCATCAACCGCGAGCCGACCGATCAGGACGACCTTGCCGACCTCGTGATCCGCCACGACATCGGCGACACGCTCGGTCCCTTCGTGGGCAATTGA
- a CDS encoding cold-shock protein: MGSDGFESKKLGGPPTSGVGQSRIGQSEYGAAAPRDPGIDAFSGLGDTAANLVELTGVIKWFDASKGYGFIVPDNGWPDILLHVTVLRRDGYQTAYEGARLVVECVQRQKGYQAFRIVSMDESTAIHPAQMLPPRTHVTVTATSGLERAQVKWFNRLRGFGFVTCGEGTPDIFVHMETLRRFGMTELRPGQYVLVRFGPGSKGMMAAEIHPESGPSALSSH, translated from the coding sequence ATGGGGTCGGACGGATTTGAGTCCAAGAAGCTCGGCGGACCACCGACGAGCGGCGTTGGGCAAAGCAGGATTGGGCAGAGCGAGTACGGTGCAGCCGCGCCGCGCGATCCAGGGATCGACGCATTCTCCGGTCTCGGCGACACGGCGGCCAACCTGGTCGAGCTCACCGGCGTCATCAAATGGTTCGACGCCTCGAAGGGGTACGGCTTCATCGTCCCCGACAATGGCTGGCCCGACATCCTCTTGCACGTGACGGTGCTGCGACGCGACGGCTACCAGACCGCCTACGAAGGCGCGCGCCTGGTCGTCGAATGCGTGCAGCGCCAGAAGGGCTACCAGGCCTTCCGCATCGTCTCGATGGACGAGTCGACCGCGATCCATCCGGCCCAGATGCTGCCGCCGCGCACCCACGTCACGGTGACGGCGACCAGCGGGCTCGAGCGCGCGCAGGTCAAGTGGTTCAACCGGCTGCGCGGCTTCGGCTTCGTCACCTGCGGCGAGGGCACGCCCGACATCTTCGTGCACATGGAGACGCTGCGCCGCTTCGGCATGACCGAGCTGCGCCCCGGCCAGTATGTGCTGGTGCGGTTCGGGCCCGGCTCCAAGGGCATGATGGCCGCCGAGATCCATCCGGAGAGCGGGCCGTCGGCGCTGTCGTCGCACTAA
- a CDS encoding DUF192 domain-containing protein, with translation MNLDRIVGRLRPWLLAALVITFGALAGASAQAATFQPLEIVTKSGVHVFSVEMATSAQEKETGLMYRKELADGKGMLFDFSPEQEVSMWMKNTYISLDMIFIRADGRILRIAENTEPLSTRIIPSRGLAKGVLEVIAGTAQKYGIKPGDQVGHPLFNGR, from the coding sequence ATGAATCTCGATCGCATTGTTGGGCGGCTTCGGCCGTGGCTGCTGGCCGCGCTGGTCATCACGTTCGGCGCGCTGGCGGGTGCGTCGGCACAGGCCGCAACCTTCCAGCCGCTCGAGATCGTCACCAAGTCCGGCGTCCACGTCTTCTCGGTGGAGATGGCGACATCAGCGCAGGAGAAGGAAACCGGCCTGATGTACCGCAAGGAGCTGGCCGACGGCAAAGGCATGCTGTTCGACTTCTCGCCGGAGCAGGAGGTATCGATGTGGATGAAGAACACCTACATCTCGCTCGACATGATCTTCATCCGCGCCGACGGCCGGATCCTGCGCATCGCCGAAAACACTGAGCCGCTGTCGACCAGGATCATCCCGTCGAGGGGCCTCGCCAAGGGCGTGCTTGAAGTGATCGCCGGCACCGCACAGAAGTACGGCATCAAGCCCGGCGACCAGGTCGGTCATCCCTTGTTCAACGGCCGCTGA
- a CDS encoding cyclase family protein translates to MPRRLIDISVPLQNDVPADPPGNHPTIQYIDHQQGLPRMLQFFDGLKAEDLPDGQGWAVEQVSLSTHNGTHLDAPWHFHPTMNRGERSWTIDEVPLDWCLQPGVKLDFRHLPDGYVATAKDVEAELKRIGHTLSPLEIVVVNTSAGAKYGRPDYVTSGCGMGYEATMYLLERGVRLTGIDGWSWDAPFVYTAKKYAETRDASLIWEGHKAGRHIGYCHIEKLHNLEELPSTGFMVSCFPVKIERASAGWTRAVAILDG, encoded by the coding sequence ATGCCCCGCAGACTGATCGATATCTCCGTTCCCTTGCAGAACGACGTTCCGGCCGATCCGCCCGGCAATCACCCGACGATCCAGTATATCGATCACCAGCAGGGCCTGCCGCGCATGCTGCAGTTCTTCGATGGGTTGAAGGCGGAGGATTTGCCTGACGGGCAGGGCTGGGCGGTGGAGCAAGTCTCGCTGTCGACGCACAACGGCACGCATCTCGATGCGCCCTGGCATTTCCATCCGACCATGAATCGCGGCGAGCGGTCCTGGACCATCGATGAGGTGCCGCTGGACTGGTGTTTGCAGCCCGGCGTGAAGCTCGACTTCCGGCATCTGCCTGACGGCTACGTCGCAACCGCAAAGGATGTCGAAGCCGAGCTGAAGCGGATCGGCCACACGCTGTCGCCGCTCGAGATCGTCGTCGTCAACACCAGCGCCGGCGCCAAATATGGCCGGCCGGATTACGTCACCTCGGGCTGCGGCATGGGCTATGAGGCGACGATGTATCTGCTCGAACGCGGCGTGCGGCTGACCGGCATCGACGGCTGGAGCTGGGACGCGCCTTTCGTCTACACCGCGAAGAAATACGCGGAGACCAGGGACGCCAGCCTGATCTGGGAAGGCCACAAGGCTGGCCGGCACATCGGCTACTGCCATATCGAGAAGCTGCACAATCTGGAGGAGCTGCCGTCGACCGGCTTCATGGTGTCGTGTTTCCCGGTGAAGATCGAGCGGGCTTCGGCGGGGTGGACGAGGGCGGTCGCGATCCTGGATGGCTAG
- a CDS encoding SagB/ThcOx family dehydrogenase → MRASKKTKSKTRAPKPAPKRSQKAAPPTLAARLNPHVTLDAQDDGSIAAHFDDYSEPLGKYSAATSERARELRTGLPLPFAARENDTAARDIARLIRQLARRGLVEYRLMRDDTELVVIEPQAPDYWPQAPKLDDAATIVLSRFAYLRRRGTEMVLESPRAAALFCIRDAAIASLLASLAAPQTIRRIKRQDGYPGPELLALLLDCQILVAVDTTKHETLRQAEGDDGLVLWDFHDLLFHTRSTEGRQANPLGGLYPNTGLIAPLPAARPAWPGKTIKLQERDGSRTPFEALLHQRRSTRDFDAQRPVTLAELTALLDGATRIRSKWSGALEFAADGPDVEYSSRPYPAAGSAYELELYLAVDNCDGLARGFYHYDADAHALTAIDAHPQQFDAMLQGASFAMDAEAAPQILITIAARFGRVSWKYSAIAYALILKDVGVLTQTLYMMATALGLGGCAIGTTNIDLFARMTGLDFHVEGPVGQFALGRGTTAAASG, encoded by the coding sequence GTGCGCGCGTCGAAGAAAACGAAATCGAAAACGAGAGCGCCAAAGCCGGCGCCGAAGCGATCGCAGAAGGCCGCGCCGCCGACGCTCGCAGCGCGTCTCAATCCGCACGTCACGCTCGACGCGCAGGACGATGGCAGCATCGCCGCCCATTTCGACGACTATTCGGAGCCGCTGGGCAAGTACAGCGCCGCCACGTCGGAACGGGCGCGCGAGCTGCGGACAGGCTTGCCGCTGCCTTTCGCGGCCCGTGAAAACGACACGGCCGCGCGGGACATCGCGCGCCTGATCCGGCAATTGGCGCGGCGCGGTCTCGTCGAATATCGCCTGATGCGCGACGACACCGAGCTCGTCGTCATCGAGCCGCAGGCGCCGGATTACTGGCCGCAGGCGCCGAAGCTCGACGATGCTGCAACCATCGTGCTGTCGCGCTTTGCCTATCTGCGCCGCCGCGGCACCGAGATGGTGCTGGAGTCCCCGCGCGCGGCTGCGCTGTTTTGCATCCGCGACGCGGCGATCGCGAGCCTGCTCGCATCCCTTGCCGCGCCCCAGACGATCCGCCGGATCAAGCGTCAGGACGGCTATCCGGGGCCGGAGCTGCTGGCGCTGCTGCTGGACTGCCAGATCCTGGTCGCGGTCGACACCACGAAGCACGAGACGCTCCGCCAGGCCGAGGGCGATGACGGCCTCGTGCTCTGGGACTTTCACGACCTGCTGTTCCACACCCGCAGCACCGAAGGCCGGCAGGCGAACCCGCTGGGTGGCCTCTACCCGAACACGGGCCTGATCGCGCCGCTGCCCGCGGCGCGCCCCGCCTGGCCCGGCAAGACGATCAAGCTGCAGGAGCGCGACGGTAGCCGCACGCCGTTCGAGGCGTTGCTGCATCAACGGCGCTCCACACGCGATTTCGACGCGCAGCGGCCGGTCACGCTGGCCGAGCTCACGGCACTTCTCGATGGCGCCACGCGCATCCGGTCGAAATGGAGCGGCGCGCTCGAATTCGCCGCCGACGGCCCCGACGTCGAATACTCCAGCCGACCCTATCCCGCGGCGGGCAGCGCCTACGAGCTCGAGCTTTATCTGGCGGTCGACAATTGCGATGGCCTGGCGCGCGGCTTCTATCATTACGATGCCGATGCGCATGCGCTGACCGCCATCGACGCGCATCCGCAGCAATTCGACGCCATGCTGCAAGGCGCGAGCTTTGCGATGGACGCGGAAGCTGCGCCGCAGATCCTGATCACGATCGCCGCGCGCTTCGGCCGCGTTTCCTGGAAGTACAGCGCGATCGCCTACGCGCTGATCCTGAAGGATGTCGGCGTGCTGACCCAGACGCTGTACATGATGGCAACCGCACTCGGTCTCGGCGGCTGCGCGATCGGCACCACCAATATCGACCTGTTCGCGCGAATGACGGGGCTCGACTTTCACGTCGAAGGACCGGTCGGCCAGTTTGCGCTCGGGCGCGGCACGACAGCAGCGGCCTCAGGTTGA
- a CDS encoding TOMM precursor leader peptide-binding protein: MPKKPSQQANKEILQFAPNFTAYVLPPDVVCLYSEDRKFFLHGELYCALASAIGTNGASVTKLLTDLGRKFPVETIQEALKRMFDRRYVILKQPGSGGVVDGLWASLGLPVDVARQNLQNCRVRVEAIDVKGAAELGKALQDLGVHVVKSSPDLTVTLVNDYLDRRLTERNRERAAAKAPWLLVQPAGVFPLVGPVFKADGACWTCLFDRMIRNREIKGFLDRGNARPVALSPLAQQTVGQSAIQFAAIEIAKAIGSGFRTDLRNNVVSLDLLGSTTARHYVATRPQCPTCGNKKLQNPKRAPQPIELKAGAKLVMTSGGYRSMSSRATVDRFRKHVSPLTGVVTRLERIDVDLPMNTNFHAQHNFSAPAQSVDQLRAGLSGGSFGKGSTAEQGEASALMEAIERYSGIFQGDEIRSRKRFTDFAPDDAIRPNDILLFSDEQYRAGPRGNENDSFHTQPAPEPFDPSARIEWSPVWSLRDKKFRQIPTSLLYFFYDGPGAFFAADSNGCAAGNTREEAIVQGFLELMERDAYAIWWYNRSQRAEVDLDQFDDSYIRDLKSQLAASGRKLWVLDITSDLGIPTYVAIVHWIKNGQENIEFGSGSHFDRRIALLRSLTELNQFLSIGLMGGGDGEKPSLDGINPLRLDNYPFLIPAAKPAVPPAPSANVPLDDARAQAEACVDIAARAGMDFLVLDQTRPDVEVPVVRVIVPGMRHFYRRFGAGRLYDVPVKLGLRDAPSPESELTPFLPHT, encoded by the coding sequence TTGCCCAAAAAACCTTCTCAGCAGGCCAACAAGGAAATTCTGCAATTCGCTCCGAATTTCACGGCCTATGTCCTGCCTCCCGACGTCGTTTGCCTGTATTCCGAAGACCGCAAATTCTTTCTGCACGGCGAGCTCTATTGCGCACTGGCTTCCGCGATCGGCACCAATGGTGCGAGCGTCACCAAGCTGTTGACCGACCTTGGACGGAAGTTTCCGGTCGAGACGATCCAGGAAGCGCTGAAGCGAATGTTCGATCGGCGCTATGTGATTCTGAAGCAGCCGGGTTCGGGCGGCGTCGTCGACGGGCTCTGGGCGAGCCTCGGCCTGCCCGTCGATGTCGCGCGACAAAATCTGCAGAACTGCCGCGTGCGGGTCGAAGCCATCGACGTCAAGGGCGCGGCCGAGCTCGGCAAGGCGCTGCAAGATCTCGGCGTGCACGTCGTCAAATCATCGCCCGATCTCACGGTCACGCTGGTCAACGATTACCTCGATCGGCGGCTGACCGAGCGCAACCGGGAGCGCGCGGCAGCCAAGGCTCCGTGGCTGCTGGTACAGCCCGCCGGGGTGTTTCCGCTGGTCGGCCCGGTCTTCAAGGCGGACGGCGCGTGCTGGACCTGTCTGTTCGACCGCATGATCCGCAACCGGGAGATCAAGGGCTTTCTCGATCGTGGCAACGCGCGCCCGGTTGCGCTCTCTCCGCTCGCACAGCAGACGGTCGGACAAAGCGCGATCCAGTTCGCCGCCATCGAGATCGCCAAGGCGATCGGCAGCGGCTTCCGCACCGATCTGCGCAATAACGTCGTCAGCCTCGACCTGCTGGGTTCGACCACGGCCAGGCACTACGTGGCGACACGCCCGCAATGTCCGACCTGTGGCAACAAGAAGCTGCAAAATCCGAAGCGGGCGCCGCAGCCGATCGAGTTGAAAGCGGGCGCCAAGCTCGTGATGACCAGCGGCGGCTATCGCAGCATGTCCTCGCGCGCGACGGTGGATCGCTTCAGGAAGCATGTCAGCCCGCTCACCGGCGTCGTGACCAGGCTCGAGCGGATCGATGTTGATCTGCCGATGAACACCAATTTCCACGCCCAGCATAATTTCTCCGCGCCGGCGCAGAGCGTCGACCAGCTCCGCGCGGGACTGAGCGGCGGCAGCTTCGGCAAAGGCAGCACCGCCGAGCAGGGCGAAGCCAGCGCGCTGATGGAAGCCATCGAGCGCTATTCGGGGATATTCCAGGGCGACGAGATTCGCTCGCGCAAGCGCTTCACCGATTTTGCGCCTGATGATGCGATCCGTCCCAACGACATCCTGCTGTTCAGCGACGAGCAGTACCGCGCCGGGCCGCGCGGCAATGAAAATGATTCCTTCCACACTCAGCCCGCCCCCGAACCGTTCGATCCATCGGCACGGATCGAGTGGTCGCCGGTCTGGTCGCTGCGCGACAAGAAATTCAGGCAGATTCCGACCAGCCTGCTGTATTTCTTCTACGATGGCCCCGGCGCCTTCTTCGCTGCCGACTCGAACGGCTGCGCGGCCGGCAATACGCGCGAGGAAGCGATCGTGCAGGGCTTCCTCGAATTGATGGAGCGCGATGCCTACGCGATCTGGTGGTACAACCGATCGCAGCGGGCGGAGGTCGACCTCGATCAGTTCGACGATTCCTACATCCGCGACCTCAAGTCCCAGCTCGCCGCATCCGGCCGAAAGCTCTGGGTGCTCGACATCACCAGCGATCTCGGCATCCCGACCTATGTCGCCATCGTGCACTGGATCAAGAACGGACAGGAGAATATCGAGTTCGGGTCCGGCTCGCACTTCGATCGGCGCATCGCGCTGCTGCGATCGTTGACGGAGCTCAACCAGTTCCTGTCGATCGGGCTGATGGGCGGCGGCGACGGCGAGAAGCCGAGCCTCGACGGCATCAATCCGCTTCGGCTCGACAACTACCCGTTCCTGATCCCAGCGGCGAAACCGGCGGTTCCCCCGGCCCCGTCGGCGAATGTGCCGCTCGACGATGCGCGCGCGCAGGCGGAGGCCTGTGTCGACATCGCCGCCCGCGCCGGCATGGACTTCCTCGTCCTCGATCAGACCCGGCCGGACGTCGAAGTGCCCGTCGTGCGGGTCATCGTTCCCGGCATGCGCCACTTCTATCGCCGCTTCGGAGCCGGACGGCTCTATGACGTGCCGGTCAAGCTCGGACTGCGCGATGCCCCGTCGCCGGAAAGCGAGCTGACGCCGTTCCTGCCGCATACCTGA
- a CDS encoding VOC family protein: MQNDGASFAWYELLTTDVAGATGFYRGVLGWDARNISTPGFFYSLFTTGGTPRSGLMELPEEGRRQGAMPRWIGYVAVADIEATVARIRALGGAIYVPPTGTNIGCIAIVADAQQATFGLVDGLKIDPPPVDDLDAPARVGWHELLAADWGKAFGFYAELFGWQPVDLDGPAPEPYQLFSTGGRPVGGIFNKRPLEPIPFWLYYFNVDDVDAAIARVTSGGGRVYEGPLLLPDGGWIARCLDPQGATFALQGPRTEAGIASAATPEIRWSSSWGGISSKGKWAGDQPPGKPRPPRK; the protein is encoded by the coding sequence ATGCAGAATGATGGCGCGAGCTTTGCTTGGTACGAGCTGCTGACCACGGACGTGGCGGGCGCGACCGGATTCTATCGCGGCGTTCTCGGATGGGACGCCAGGAACATTTCGACCCCGGGCTTTTTCTACAGCCTGTTCACCACAGGTGGCACTCCGCGAAGCGGGCTGATGGAGCTGCCGGAAGAGGGCCGGCGGCAAGGCGCGATGCCGCGATGGATCGGCTATGTTGCCGTCGCCGATATCGAGGCGACGGTGGCGCGGATTCGCGCGCTTGGCGGCGCCATCTACGTGCCGCCGACCGGCACCAATATCGGCTGCATCGCGATCGTCGCGGATGCGCAGCAGGCTACCTTCGGACTGGTCGACGGCTTGAAGATCGATCCGCCGCCGGTCGATGACCTCGATGCGCCCGCGCGGGTCGGTTGGCACGAACTGCTGGCAGCCGATTGGGGCAAGGCCTTCGGTTTCTACGCCGAGCTGTTCGGCTGGCAGCCGGTCGATCTCGACGGCCCGGCGCCCGAACCCTATCAGCTGTTCTCGACCGGTGGCCGGCCCGTCGGCGGCATCTTCAACAAGCGCCCGCTCGAACCGATTCCGTTCTGGCTCTACTACTTCAATGTGGACGACGTCGACGCCGCCATCGCACGGGTGACGAGCGGCGGCGGCCGCGTCTACGAGGGGCCGTTGCTGCTGCCAGACGGCGGCTGGATCGCGCGTTGCCTCGATCCGCAGGGCGCCACCTTTGCGCTGCAGGGTCCGCGGACCGAGGCCGGCATCGCCAGCGCCGCGACGCCGGAGATCCGCTGGAGCTCCAGCTGGGGCGGAATCTCGTCCAAGGGAAAATGGGCCGGCGACCAGCCGCCCGGAAAGCCGCGGCCGCCGCGCAAGTGA
- a CDS encoding OpgC domain-containing protein codes for MEIHATLPDKGRDLRLDLFRGIANWAIYLDHIPDNIVNWVTTRNYGFSDAADLFVFISGYTASFVYARMMLERGFVVGATRLTKRVWQLYVAHIILFVIYIASISYLALRFGDSEIINEFNVAGLVDNATETLRQGLFLKFKPVNLDVLPLYIVLMGLFPPVLWIMLRQPNWTMLTSIALWLVSRHMGWNLPAYPAGTWYFNPFCWQVLFVFGSWCAMGGARKNMHIINSRYTLWFCIAYLIFGLIMTMAGRFTDFGAMFPDWLYSAFNPNDKTNLAPYRFLHFVVITVLVIRFIPKDWSALEWKVFDPVIVCGQQSLAVFCVGVFLSFVGHFELSMSSGSLFAQIFVSISGIAIMTIVAYYISWSKRQDKPIKPPAPKPAAPVAKAS; via the coding sequence ATGGAAATCCACGCCACCCTGCCCGACAAAGGACGTGACCTCCGGCTCGACCTGTTCCGCGGGATCGCGAACTGGGCGATCTATCTCGACCACATCCCCGACAACATCGTGAACTGGGTCACGACGCGGAATTACGGTTTCAGCGATGCTGCCGACCTGTTCGTCTTCATCTCCGGCTACACCGCATCCTTCGTCTATGCCCGCATGATGCTGGAGCGTGGCTTCGTCGTCGGCGCCACCCGGCTGACCAAGCGGGTCTGGCAGCTCTACGTCGCCCACATCATCCTGTTCGTGATCTACATCGCTTCGATCAGCTATCTGGCGCTGCGCTTCGGCGATTCCGAGATCATCAACGAGTTCAACGTCGCCGGCCTCGTCGACAACGCGACCGAGACGTTGCGGCAAGGTCTGTTCCTGAAGTTCAAGCCGGTCAATCTCGACGTGCTGCCGCTCTACATCGTGCTGATGGGCCTGTTCCCGCCGGTGCTGTGGATCATGCTGCGGCAGCCGAACTGGACCATGCTGACCTCGATCGCGCTGTGGCTGGTGTCGCGGCACATGGGCTGGAACCTGCCGGCCTATCCGGCCGGGACCTGGTACTTCAATCCGTTCTGCTGGCAGGTGCTATTCGTGTTCGGCTCGTGGTGCGCGATGGGCGGCGCGCGCAAGAACATGCACATCATCAATTCGCGCTACACGCTGTGGTTCTGCATCGCCTATCTGATCTTCGGGTTGATCATGACCATGGCCGGGCGCTTCACCGACTTCGGCGCCATGTTCCCGGACTGGCTCTATTCGGCCTTCAACCCGAACGACAAGACCAACCTCGCGCCCTACCGCTTCCTGCATTTCGTCGTCATCACCGTGCTGGTGATCCGCTTCATCCCGAAGGACTGGTCGGCGCTGGAGTGGAAGGTGTTCGATCCGGTGATCGTGTGCGGCCAGCAATCGCTCGCGGTGTTCTGCGTCGGCGTGTTCCTGTCGTTCGTCGGGCATTTCGAGCTGTCGATGAGCTCGGGCTCGCTGTTCGCGCAGATCTTCGTCAGCATCTCCGGCATCGCGATCATGACGATCGTGGCCTATTACATCTCGTGGTCGAAGCGGCAGGACAAGCCGATCAAGCCGCCGGCACCGAAGCCGGCAGCGCCGGTCGCCAAAGCGAGCTGA
- a CDS encoding ETC complex I subunit, whose product MTARIFKPAKNAMQSGRAKTKEWQLDYEPEQPRTVEPLMGWTSSGDMKQQLTLHFETKEDAIAYCERKGIAYQLIEPKASAHRQIAYADNFAFRRWEPWTH is encoded by the coding sequence ATGACCGCACGCATTTTTAAGCCCGCCAAAAACGCGATGCAATCGGGACGCGCCAAGACCAAGGAATGGCAACTGGACTACGAGCCGGAGCAGCCGCGCACCGTGGAGCCCCTGATGGGCTGGACCTCGTCCGGCGACATGAAGCAGCAGCTCACGCTGCATTTCGAGACCAAGGAAGACGCGATCGCCTATTGCGAGCGCAAGGGCATCGCCTATCAGCTGATCGAGCCCAAGGCCTCGGCGCACCGCCAGATCGCCTATGCCGACAATTTCGCCTTCCGCCGCTGGGAGCCCTGGACCCACTAG
- a CDS encoding Lrp/AsnC family transcriptional regulator — MTERQQFDDIDLKILSELQNDGRIRINELAARVGITAPPCLRRLRALRGRGVIQAVRASLDERMLGYEVTTFVLIQLESQTLVAIEAFEAAVAEVPRFLQCWRISGDADFMLRCVAPSVDDMRRQLLQFAGLPNVRKIRSFPVLGVSKDAPLPIPTGLAAAS, encoded by the coding sequence GTGACAGAACGCCAACAGTTCGATGACATCGATCTGAAGATCCTGTCCGAGCTGCAAAACGACGGCCGGATCAGGATCAACGAACTCGCCGCCCGCGTCGGCATCACCGCCCCGCCCTGCCTGCGCCGGCTGCGCGCCTTGCGCGGCCGCGGCGTGATCCAGGCGGTCCGCGCCAGCCTCGACGAGCGGATGCTCGGCTACGAGGTGACGACCTTCGTCCTGATCCAGCTCGAGAGCCAGACCCTGGTCGCGATCGAGGCGTTCGAGGCGGCGGTGGCCGAGGTACCGCGCTTCCTGCAATGCTGGCGGATCTCGGGCGATGCCGATTTCATGCTTCGCTGCGTGGCGCCCAGCGTCGACGACATGCGCCGGCAGCTGCTGCAATTCGCCGGCCTGCCCAATGTGCGGAAGATCAGGAGCTTTCCGGTGCTCGGCGTCTCCAAGGACGCGCCGCTGCCGATCCCGACCGGCCTCGCCGCAGCGAGCTAG
- a CDS encoding TetR/AcrR family transcriptional regulator has translation MARTIGSHGPKTLEAIRKAGVRLIFERGYEAMSLRQLAAEVGIQAGSLYNHISTKQDLLFDLVQQHINDLLRELDLALAGKGDAVEKLRAFVAFHVTYHMTRKREVFIANSELRSLEPKNYDAVVTLRGAYEQRLAQILNQGVADGVFDVVDVQVATFAIIALLTGLCSWYRPGGRLTREAIIAAHEKLVLSGVAAQTVRGELRSGGSTPHAAVAGSQP, from the coding sequence ATGGCACGCACGATCGGCTCACACGGCCCGAAGACGCTGGAAGCGATCCGCAAGGCCGGCGTGCGCCTGATCTTCGAGCGCGGCTATGAGGCGATGAGCCTGCGCCAGCTCGCCGCCGAGGTCGGCATCCAGGCCGGCTCCCTCTACAATCATATCTCAACCAAGCAGGATCTGCTGTTCGATCTGGTGCAGCAGCATATCAACGATCTCCTGCGCGAGCTCGACCTTGCGCTCGCGGGCAAGGGCGATGCGGTCGAGAAGCTGCGGGCTTTCGTCGCCTTCCACGTCACCTACCACATGACCCGCAAGCGCGAGGTCTTCATCGCCAATTCCGAGCTGCGCAGCCTGGAGCCGAAGAACTACGACGCCGTGGTGACGCTGCGCGGCGCCTATGAGCAGCGGCTGGCGCAGATCCTGAACCAGGGCGTCGCCGACGGCGTGTTCGATGTGGTCGACGTCCAGGTCGCGACCTTCGCCATCATCGCGCTGTTGACCGGGCTGTGCAGCTGGTACCGCCCCGGCGGGCGGCTGACCCGGGAGGCCATCATCGCGGCGCATGAGAAGCTGGTGCTGTCCGGCGTCGCGGCGCAGACCGTACGCGGCGAGCTTCGCAGCGGCGGCAGCACCCCGCACGCGGCCGTCGCGGGCTCGCAACCGTGA